A single genomic interval of Helianthus annuus cultivar XRQ/B chromosome 13, HanXRQr2.0-SUNRISE, whole genome shotgun sequence harbors:
- the LOC110901447 gene encoding uncharacterized protein LOC110901447, whose protein sequence is MKKKLYILDGPVPTQPESNSTTARKALEKHNEDAVEVACLMKATMSPELQKNMEDKDAYDMIQQLKGMFQKQACQERYDTMKQLISSKMLEGSCIGTHVLRMKGYIDQMNKLGYSTKPTKF, encoded by the coding sequence atgaagaaaaagctGTATATCTTAGATGGCCCAGTCCCTACCCAGCCTGAAAGTAATTCTACTACTGCACGTAAAGCACTTGAGAAACATaacgaggatgccgttgaggtagCCTGCCTTATGAAAGCCACCATGTCTCCTGAACTTCAAAAGAACATGGAAGATAAGGATGCTTATGACATGATCCAGCAACTGAAAGGCATGTTCCAGAAACAAGCCTGTCAGGAGCGATATGACACTATGAAACAGCTCATAAGCAGTAAAATGCTAGAAGGATCTTGTATCGGTACTCATGTGCTAAGGATGAAAGGATACATTGACCAGATGAACAAACTTGGTTATTCCACAAAACCAACCAAGTTCTAa